The Desulfoscipio gibsoniae DSM 7213 genome contains a region encoding:
- a CDS encoding acetyl-CoA hydrolase/transferase family protein, which produces MVSFTEIYKSKLVSSREAVSVIKSGDWVDYNSFNGRPISLDKALAQRKEELRDVKIRATCTTYGMPEVVKVDPEAQHFTYNNWHFGALDRKLQDHGVCWFIPVLYREVPAYYEIYLPVDVAMLQVAPMDEHGFFNFGIQVSHARAIVDKAKIVIVEVNENMPRALGGYNEAIHISEVNYIVEGDNPPMPQIPSPAATEEDRKIASYVMEEIEDGACIQLGIGAMPNVVGKMLAESDLKDLGAHTEMLVDAYVDMYEAGVLTGRNKNIDPYKIVYTFALGTQKLYDFINNNSRCATYSVDYTNHPNIIAKNDKVMSINNAVEVDLFGQVNAETSGIRQISGTGGQLDFVTGAFDSRGGKSFIALTSTYKDENGKKYSRIKPLLTTGSIVTDPRTSVEYMVTEYGKAILKAKSTWERAEALINIAHPDFRDELIKQAGEMKIWRRSNKIS; this is translated from the coding sequence GTGGTATCCTTTACCGAAATATATAAAAGTAAACTTGTTTCATCCCGGGAAGCAGTTAGTGTTATCAAGTCCGGCGATTGGGTAGATTACAATTCATTTAATGGGAGACCCATTAGTTTGGACAAAGCTTTGGCGCAAAGAAAAGAAGAGTTAAGGGATGTGAAGATACGTGCTACCTGTACAACTTACGGAATGCCCGAGGTTGTCAAGGTGGATCCGGAAGCACAACACTTTACTTATAATAACTGGCATTTCGGTGCTCTGGATCGAAAACTGCAGGACCATGGTGTATGCTGGTTTATACCTGTTCTGTATAGGGAAGTACCGGCTTATTATGAAATATACCTCCCGGTTGATGTGGCTATGCTGCAGGTAGCACCGATGGATGAACACGGGTTTTTTAACTTTGGGATCCAGGTATCTCATGCCCGGGCCATTGTAGATAAGGCTAAGATTGTTATTGTGGAAGTAAATGAAAATATGCCCCGGGCTCTGGGTGGGTATAATGAAGCTATTCACATTTCTGAGGTTAATTATATAGTAGAAGGCGATAATCCTCCTATGCCGCAAATTCCCTCGCCTGCCGCTACTGAAGAGGACCGGAAAATAGCTTCGTATGTAATGGAAGAAATAGAGGATGGGGCTTGCATTCAGTTGGGTATCGGTGCTATGCCCAATGTAGTTGGTAAAATGCTGGCCGAATCAGACTTGAAAGACTTGGGTGCACATACAGAAATGTTGGTAGATGCATATGTGGATATGTATGAGGCAGGTGTGTTAACCGGGCGGAATAAAAATATCGACCCTTATAAAATAGTATATACTTTTGCCTTGGGTACACAGAAATTATATGACTTTATTAATAATAATTCCAGGTGTGCTACTTACTCGGTAGATTATACTAATCATCCCAATATAATTGCCAAGAATGATAAAGTAATGTCTATTAATAACGCTGTAGAAGTAGATTTATTTGGTCAAGTTAATGCAGAAACATCAGGTATCAGGCAGATTAGTGGTACAGGCGGGCAGCTTGATTTTGTAACCGGTGCCTTTGATTCCAGAGGGGGGAAGAGTTTTATCGCCCTTACCTCTACCTATAAAGATGAAAATGGTAAAAAGTATTCTCGAATTAAACCTCTTTTAACTACAGGCTCTATTGTTACTGATCCAAGAACATCAGTTGAATATATGGTTACTGAATACGGTAAAGCTATTCTAAAAGCCAAATCCACCTGGGAACGGGCCGAAGCGCTAATTAATATAGCGCATCCGGATTTTCGGGATGAATTAATTAAGCAGGCGGGGGAAATGAAGATTTGGCGTAGAAGCAACAAAATTAGTTAA
- a CDS encoding acyl-CoA dehydrogenase family protein, translating into MDFLLTEEQETMRRMARKFAEQEIMPVAQEYDEKNQFPYDLIPKLHETGLLTVGVPEEYDGPGLDTVGQAVVMEELSRGCAGVATTVAASCLLAADPVVIAGNHKQKERFFNVLNEGKLAAFCLTEPGAGSDVAALKTTAKLEGDEYVINGSKCFITNGGVADIFTVCASVDRSKGHKGLCFFIVEKDRPGVSVGKKENKLGIRSSSTTDVIFEDVRIPKENLLGKEGDGFKIAMKALDMSRPMVAALAVGVAQAAFEYASNYAKERVAFGKPIAALQGIQFMLAEMAMEIEAARLLIYKACWLRDAGMPYSAASSLAKGYAGDMAMKVTTDAVQILGGYGYIKEYPVEKYMRDAKIMQIYEGTSQVQRVVIAANVLK; encoded by the coding sequence ATGGATTTCTTACTAACTGAAGAACAAGAAACTATGAGACGCATGGCCCGTAAATTTGCGGAGCAGGAAATTATGCCGGTAGCTCAAGAGTATGACGAAAAAAATCAGTTTCCTTATGACTTAATTCCCAAATTGCATGAAACCGGGCTTTTAACCGTTGGGGTTCCTGAAGAGTACGACGGACCCGGCTTGGACACAGTTGGACAGGCAGTAGTTATGGAAGAGCTGTCCAGGGGTTGTGCCGGTGTAGCTACAACTGTTGCAGCATCTTGTCTGTTGGCAGCTGACCCGGTAGTGATTGCCGGAAATCACAAGCAAAAAGAACGTTTCTTTAATGTACTCAATGAAGGAAAATTGGCTGCTTTTTGTCTTACCGAACCCGGTGCCGGGTCCGATGTTGCTGCTTTAAAAACCACAGCTAAACTTGAAGGCGACGAGTATGTAATTAACGGTTCCAAATGCTTTATAACTAACGGTGGCGTAGCTGATATCTTTACTGTTTGTGCTTCGGTGGACCGGAGTAAAGGTCATAAGGGTTTATGCTTTTTCATCGTTGAAAAAGATCGCCCCGGTGTATCTGTTGGTAAGAAGGAAAATAAACTGGGTATTCGCTCTTCCAGTACCACTGATGTAATTTTTGAAGATGTACGTATTCCGAAGGAAAACCTGCTGGGTAAAGAGGGCGACGGTTTTAAAATTGCCATGAAAGCACTCGATATGTCTCGTCCCATGGTTGCCGCCCTGGCCGTAGGTGTGGCCCAAGCAGCTTTTGAATATGCTTCAAACTATGCCAAGGAGAGAGTAGCGTTTGGAAAACCAATAGCAGCTCTACAGGGTATCCAGTTTATGCTGGCAGAAATGGCGATGGAAATTGAAGCAGCCCGCCTGTTAATATACAAAGCTTGTTGGTTAAGAGATGCCGGTATGCCTTATAGCGCTGCTTCCTCACTTGCTAAAGGTTATGCCGGTGATATGGCCATGAAAGTTACCACGGATGCTGTACAGATTCTGGGCGGTTATGGGTACATTAAAGAATATCCGGTAGAAAAATACATGCGTGACGCTAAGATAATGCAGATTTATGAAGGTACCAGCCAGGTGCAAAGGGTAGTTATAGCAGCTAATGTATTGAAATAG